A segment of the Pirellulales bacterium genome:
AATCATAGTGAACGCTCCTTTCGGCACCATGCCGCTCGGCAATCCTGGGGACTTTACACCGAAATCCGTTCCACGATGTTCCTGGTCACCTGTTTTTGCCGGCGGTCATAGAGCTTGGTGACACGGCTGTCGCTGTGGCCGAGCAGATATTGCACGTCTTCAAGTGCCACTCCTTGCAGCAGCAAGTCCGTGGCGGCGCACGATCGGAACGAGTGCGGCGACATGATTGTCGGTAAGCCCGCAGCCTTTAGTCGCCGCTTCACCAGTCGGCAGATATCCACGCCGCTAATTGGGCGCTCGGATAGTATCCCCCTCCGCCCGCCGGACGTCCGAAACAGTGGTGCATCTTTGGGCTGATCCGGCAATGCGGCCGCCGCTATGTAGGATTGTAAAAACTCTTGGAGATCGGAGCGTACGGGGATGGAGCGGGCTTTGCCTCCTTTCTCAGCGAATCTCAGGACGAATTGCGTACCTTCATCGGCAAAATCCTTGATGCGAAGCTTAGCCACGGCGCCGGCGCGCGCAGCGGTATAGATGAGCATACCAATCAGGGCGCGATCG
Coding sequences within it:
- a CDS encoding tyrosine-type recombinase/integrase; translation: MIADAGAAAQFAWEEFFIGRIRNAYTRRAYLHAVRDFLRWVECRQVDLVRITPGMVGQYFDELAMSVPSKKLYLSGIRAFLNVLVERHVIVLNPALSVRMERFSAIEGRTPEITVDQARRLLTSIKIKSVVDLRDRALIGMLIYTAARAGAVAKLRIKDFADEGTQFVLRFAEKGGKARSIPVRSDLQEFLQSYIAAAALPDQPKDAPLFRTSGGRRGILSERPISGVDICRLVKRRLKAAGLPTIMSPHSFRSCAATDLLLQGVALEDVQYLLGHSDSRVTKLYDRRQKQVTRNIVERISV